The stretch of DNA TATCGAAATACTTAAAATGTTTATCAACAATCCCGCaacttttatataaataaggGAATTCTTATTTCATAAGATAACACTTCTACTTATTATAAAGCTTTGTTAATTCTTATAAATATAGAGATTTGAGTTAAGCATCAGAATGTGTGCATGAAGAATATCTCAAGCTCTCTAATCGTTTTCTTTCTTATAGAATCCCAACgacttaaaataatttcttaatatttaaattctattattatatccCTACAACaattcttataaatattttccCTAACAAAGAAAGAATATCTTACTCTCTGTCCAGTACCCCTCGGCCCttctgaaaatagaaaaaaaaaaaaaaaaaaaaggcaccaATATTGGAGCCTGAATCACATCAAAGAAATTTTCCACACAACGTTTGAAATTTTCCTCAACATGTACTTGGAAGCGTAAGATTTTTCAATGCTTTTCCCGGCAACCAAACGGGGTCTAGGCGATCGTAAAGAATTGTCTTATGTAAATGGTTCAGAGCATTGATAGAGATGCAGTTATTGGACGGTGGGTTTGGTGGTGGGGGTGGGCCGGGTCCAGTGTGAACGGTGAGATAAAAATGTAGGCTGGCTTTTTCTCCAGACCTCAGCCCGTGGGCCCCGCCCGCAGTTTATTCTTGTTGGCTTCTGCCCGGTGGGccttgtaattaattattgggctttggtttcttcttccttccctaCTTATTAATTAgcttttatttatcatatgataatgtttttctttccttttcctcaTTCCCGGCCATGATTAAGTGGGACCCAAAGGGTGCACTGATTGACCCCTATGGTGTAACCTAGCtagacaaaggaaaaaaaaaagaaccacGAGAACAAATTTAGGGGCTGTAGTTGTTAGTTTTGGaatttctcaaatataatttgttGTTGAAGGAAGGAAGGCTATGGATCAATGAACATGTCAAGTAGATAAGGAGCTTTTTAAGATCATGCACAATAATTAGGGCAAAATAATTGGATTAGACCCCCTAATAGATATTGAAGAGGCTAAGGAGTAGTTGAATTGGCAAGCACTAAGTGGGGTGTAGCTCCATTCCTTTTATTAGTCAGTGACAAATGCAATAATTTCACCTAACTCTGCTCAAAATTTCAAACGACACAAAAGAGAGAAAGTGTACTTGGCTAGAGAATTCTTGTCTCCTTAGTGTGATTCTTAAGCTGCCCCTGGGGTCCTCACAGCCTTAGCCAAATGCTAATTAGCCTAtaacaatatataaaatatatagcttcAGCCTTCAACAGTTGGTGAAACCAATAGGACTACAAGTGTTGGGTTAAGATAAAAAAGAGTGCTGGGTTTGGCTGTGTGCCTGTTATTCGATTGGCTTATGGCCTAATGTACAGCTCATATCTTTGTCCCACCAATGATGAATATGTTGATTGCTGCAAGCATCAAGCATGGTCAGTACAAGGGTTTCCTTTTTTTCAAGAAGCCCATGAAGAAGTGAAGCAGGCTTAATAATTTATGGACTTGGGCCACGTTGGGTAGGTCAAGGCTGTACACTGTTACTGGCCAACTacaatgggtttgggccttgtTGTCTGGGCTGGAATGAATTTGGGCCAATCTCTAGGGCCTTGACCTACAAATGCTGTTGGTTAATGGCAAGCCCAAAACCAAGTGCCTGAAATTGAAGCTCAAATGGCTTGAGTACTTAGTACCATATCTCTAGAGTCCTCTCGCTTGGATATCAGGTAGCAGACTGCACCGAAGTGCATCTTTTGAGTTTGTCAGAAGTTACAGGAAACACCACGTGTCGGCTGAAGACGatgaagtttaaaataaaataaaaaagtctgAGAATATGGTGCTGCACGTTTTGTCCTTGGCACGAATTCCGATTCCACAGGCATTGATTAACTCATCATCGTCGCCGCCGTTCATGGAGGAGCAGCAACAGCATCGAGTGGTGGTCTGTGGCGGCGGAGTCATTGGAGTCTGCACCGCCTACTTCCTTGCTAAGAAGGGCGCAGCCGTTACCCTTCTAGAGAAATCGTCTGTGGCCTGCGCCGCCTCCGGAAAGGCCGGCGGTTTCCTCGCCCTCGACTGGTGCGACGGCGGACCCCTCTCAGCCCTCGCCCGAACCAGCTTCAATCTCCACCGCTCCCTCGCCCAGGATCTCGACGGCGCCCAATGCTACGGCTACCGCCCCCTTACGACTCTCAGCCTTTCCATCACCGAATCTCAGCAGCACAACCAAAAACGTAACCAATCCGCATCCCTACCTGCTTGGGTTGACGGGCCGGCCGGGAGCCCTAGGACCATCGGCACTGCCGAGACCACGGCACAAGTCCACCCGCAATTGTTCACGAAAACGCTGCTGTCGAAGGCGGTGGCGGATCACGGTGTCGAGGTGGTGATCGGGAAACTAGAGAGCGTGGCGGTGGAGGGCGGCCGGGCAAGGTCGGTGGTGCTGGAGGGCGGGCGGGAAATTGCGGCCAATGCGGTGGTTCTGGCTCTTGGGCCGTGGTCTGGAAAGCTGCCGTTGTTGTCTTCCATTTTTACAGTGTATGGGCTGAAGGCGCATAGTATAGTGCTGGAGCCGAAAGAAGCTGATGCAATCTCGCCTCACGCCTTGTTTCTCAGCTATTATTCGGCTCAGGGAGGCAAGCCCATGGATCCTGAGGTCTATCCTCGTCCCACTGGTAGGTTTTACGAACTATTCCCTAGGAATATGTGTATATGCACACCACCTGTTTGGTTAAATGCGTGGAAAGTGGTGAGAATGTAGATGGCTCCAGTGGGATATCTGCTTGTTACTGCGAAGATCTGGCTAAAGGAACGAAATTTAGACATATAGATATTATATTCTAATTcaacaatgaaagaaaagaacttCAATTTCTATGCAGCGGGAACTCGTAGATGGAAGACTATAGACTATTAGAGTTGATGTACATGTGCTTTCTACacatttttatcaattaaagtctcactttttttttaatttggatgAACAGAATGAAGAACATATTGAGAGAAATGATGAGATTGAAGTTCAATgggagtattattattattcttggtaggattagaaaatgatataataaaGATGTAGGTGTTTTCaatagcaaaaacaaaaaaaaaaaaagaaaaagaaaagaaagatgtATATATTTCATTAATTAGGGGAAAAAAATAACCTTTTGGTTTGATTGTTTATACACGAGGTAGCAAATtaatttgcttttcttttcatttcagACATTCTAGGATAAATCTAGCACTAGTGGTCACTCTAATGGTTCTGGATCATGAAAATCTTCAATGCAAAACGATGATCTTCTGATTAAATGGATTGAATTGATAGGGGAGGTGTACATATGTGGAATGTCGGCTCGAGTTGAGGTGCCGGATGATCCAGAAGAGGTGGCGGGCAACCCTGAATCAATTGCGATGCTTAAGAGGGTGGCAAGCAATGTGTCAAGCCATTTAGGGGAAGGCGAAGCCACAGTGAAAGCAGAGCAAGCTTGCTTCCTGCCATGTACGGATGATGGTGTGCCAGTAATTGGGGAGATTCCGGGGGTAAAGGGATGCTATGTGGCAACAGGCCATGATTGTTGGGGCATTCTGAATGCCCCGGCTACGGGAGCTGCCGTGGCTGAGCTTGTGTTGGATGGTCGTGCCAGTATTGTTGATCTCAGCCCGTTTAGTCCCGCCAGGTTTGTCGGTGCCAAGAAAAGATCGATGTAGTTTTCTGTTGATGAATTTGCTTACCGTAATAATGAGATAGTGTAAATTTGGATCTTGATCAAGGGACTAAAATTTGTGTATGCTTGGAGAACTAGCTCCTCGTGGGGTAGAAATTTGTAATTTTGCCTGTACTGGAAGGACGAAGATTTGTGgcattagaattttatttaacataatgATCAATTTTGAGTCCCTGGGTTCTTGAGCACTGGTTTAAGACTGAAGCATGAATGAACTTTAGGGTGAAAAGTGAAATCATGGGTCGGAATGTTTTGCTGGATTAATTCTAGGTCTTATTATGCCATCTGTCTGAAGCTTTAGAAGGATTATCCTTTCCCGAGGTGCAGATAGGTCCGACTAGTGTATCTATAAAGCAGAAATAGAAGTCAGCCTCATTTGCTTGATTTCTTTCAGATGGGTCGTCATTTTTAGGACTAATTTTCCCCTGCCCTCGCTTGCAGTCGAACTATTGTTGAATGGATTGACAActaaactataaaaaataaataaatagatttttcatcaaattgatGGTAATTGTGTTCACCTTCAGCTGTGGGCCACAAGTGGTATTTTCGGCCCTGGCCCAGATGGAGcaagcccaatggaccattctcaGCTTTGTGGAGAAGTTGCATGTGGCCCACTACTCTTTCACTGGCTCCGACTCCTTTTCAAGTGGctgtaattatatatacatgggCCATTGAGTCTGGCCTTCATCAACTCCTCTCTTCTTCTGCATTGCATTGATAAAACTCCGAAGTCCTCTTTCATACCCAGAAGCATTCGAAAGGAAAAGTCTgttgatttatcaaaaataaaaaaaaaaatctatgtcACGACCCAAGGATTAATTAAAATGACTATACtgaatttcttttactttaattgttgcACTTATATTTCAACTATCAATTATGTTAGAATTAGAAAGGTCACATGTGAAGCCttaagaaaatgacaaaatagtttgttgtaaTTGCTGGAGGGGGAggtagagatgggaaatgggtcGGGCGGGCCCAAACGGGCCAGGTCGGGCTAGCAAAATGAGGGCCGTGCCGGGCCAGCAATATCTGGCCCACGGCCCAgcccaccaaaatggcccaTGGGCCAGCCCACCCGCTAAAATGACCCGGCTTGgccaccaaaaaataaaaaaatatttaaaaaattatgtttgtatttaataattataaacataataattaaaaattatgtttcttgtaaataaaattttattgtaatatttgtaaacataattatgtttgtaaacataatgtttattatgtttatatacataattttagtataatttttgtaaacataatgtttattgtaaacattataattttacaaacatcaaaattataagtaaacattaataaacatattttaaaaaatattagttacatttggaaaaaaataaaaaattatatataaaaaaactaaaaataaattgctCATGGGCCGGCTCAGCAGGCCCATGACTCGGCccactttggcccatttattaagggtcaTAGGGCCGGGCCAAGTTTCCATTTCCTTGGCCCAGCCCGCCCATTTCTCATCTCTAGGGGGAGGGATGATCTGCTGCACACCCACACCAAGCAacatctatatatattcatcccattccatgggagaaggcatgcaaaaattaaatacaacattATCCTAGTCTCACTCAAttctcttctccctctattGATTCTattctttcctaattttcttctaatctctcattcattctttcaaattcctccctaatttccttttgttcttGGCCATAGTTGAATCAGATTCTTCCaattcccaaactgatcctaggttaagcctTAGGATCGTGACAAATTAGTATCACAACAGTCCATCATTGGCTATGGTTTTGATTTGAGTTCCGACGGTGATTATCGGTGAGTTCCTACGGTGATTATCGATTGTTGATAGGCGATTGCTTCTAATTCGATTCGGAGGATATTAATATCGGTAGTGAATGAGAGAGAGCAAAGCAGTTCTCGCTAACTACATCAATTAATCCTAAGCAGTTCGAAATTGAAAGATTGCGGAACCGATCAAGTGCAGTAGGTTTGGGAAGAAGCAGTGACTGAATTCAGAATTAAACTCAAATTCGAAAGGCGAAGCAAAGCAAAGAAAGCTTCAGCTCAGAATTGATGACAACGCAAGCCAAGGGAGTTCCGATAGTGACTTCACACAGCTCGCAGCAAAGTCAATGGTTCTGTGGCCCTTGGACGGCGATTCGATGAAGAACAAGCGCACTGATGTTGACGAAAAAGGAAGTCAAGATTGAATTAGAGCCTTGAGCGATCAAGAATTCGGGAGAAATTCCAATCAGAGGTCGGTGATTAGGCAAAATCGGAGGAAGTAGATGAGAGGCTAAGCAAATTTGCCGACTGATTGGGTGCGAAGCTTTCCATTAGAGAGCACGAGTCTGACCGAACCTAAGGGACAATCGTTGAACATCGACGAGTGTGATTCAGTCTAGAGAAATTTTCAACTAAGTTTATTGAGTAGTTTCTTGGCCGCTAACTccttttatatgatttaatcAAGTCCAGTCTTGAAGACGAAGCTGGCAATTGACCCTCGGTTGTGAAATTCAACAAGCATTGGTCAGAAATTGCAAACGAACAGGGCCAGACAACTTCAGCGATACACGAATTCAAGGGGCTATCTACTAGTGGTCCTCGACCCAGAAGGTCGTGACTGGAATGGGTGACCAGAGGTGAAGTGGACGGCCCAGAGGATTGCGACTGTCCAAGGAGAGTGTGAGTTCGTCGAAGGTGAAGTGAACAGCCCAGCGAGTTGCGACCAGACTGGAAGACCATTTCGACCCAGACCAATAAGCTTCCTATAGGTGCAGCTATGGTGTTGCAGTTTTGATCAGGAATTCCGTTCGGAATTTTGTGGGTTCAATTCGTTTAGGCGAGGATTAGAGGCAAAAGTAGAGTTGATCTAAGTTAGGTCACTGTAATCCAATGACCCACGATTCCTGGTTGTGAACTCAACAACTCCCAACAGCTAATTCCAGCGAATTCTAGAGTTCCAACAATTTCCAAGGCCTCGATGTTGATTGGCGAGCATGACCAACGACTCTAACCTAATTTGGGAGGGTGATAATGGTGAATTGGATGAGCTGATACAGAGGTGGCTTATAGAAACTGGCCAACGATTCTTGCCTTTGATTTCTGACAAGCTGGACGAACTCTCTTATCAGATTCATTGAAGATCTGTTGAAGCCACGCCAACTGATTTATGATGGTGACAAAGCTAGATTCAAGTTGTTAAGCAAGTTATTTCCTTTGACTTGATGAGATTCAAAGGataaaacaaggaaaattagagagaaataaggGGATATGGGGTCCGATTATTTTGTTGAATTGAGGCCAACATAGGTGAGTTTACAACAGTTTCTTTGGTGACTGATGACATAAGCATTGAATTGGAAGGCATGTGGCTCATCTTGCTGAGAAATTGAAGACCATTGAGGGTGAGGGGCAATCGTTTATCCTAGGTGCTTTTGTGAAGCAAATATCAAAAAGAGATGAGGTCTCAATTGTAGCCGAATGATGCTGCATTTTTAATGgctaattttcaagcaagagAGCAACCACAATTGCAGCAAACtagtgctgcattttcagtggggtaTCTTACTCCTAGGGGCGACAGTACATACATGAAgtagaatgcttcattttcagttggaatTGAGCCTTTATGGCAGCCACAAAAGGTTGCATTTTCAGTTGATCAGAAGCATCAAATATGGGGAAAGGATTTTAAGGAGATTAGCCATGGGGACAAGGAAAAAATAAGTGGGATTGAAGAAAAGTGCGAGGAATTTGATTGTATGTTCCACGAGAAGCTGCGGGAGTTTGCGATGAAACTAATCAAAAAGTATCATTATAACTTCCATGTTgaatacttcgatgattatcgcgggagttttaacaaagaCAAATTCCTTAAAATAGAGCCGCTGAAGGAGAAATTGAGGAGGCGAGAAGCAAATTCATTGCTCACCTCCAATGTTAAGCAAAATAAGTATACCGATTTAAGCAAAATTAACAAGAAATATACCAACTCATTACTCCCGTTAGCTAGTGCATGGGTTGAAGGATTTGGTGGTGTTTTGGATTAGAAGTTCGTATGAAATGGAATAGCATTGGATCAGGGAAATCTGACTAAAGGATCCTTAATCTACATAGATATTGGGGTTGGAATCCTTCCTCCTATTTTGGACCTACCAAAAGCAAAGGATTCTTTGGCTTAGGTTAAAATGGGCAGCGAGAGGGTGGAGATAGCACTAGCTGAAGGATATCTTACTACCAACATAAAAGGCTCTAGCACCGAACAATATGATGGTGTTGTTGCCATCTCAAAAAGGGCAAGCCAAATTGCAGATGTGAACCCATTGTCAATATTGGGGGTAACAAAGGTAACTAAAGTAAGGATTTCGGGAGAGTGGTACACAAAAGCTGAAAAGAGAGATGTTGATTTCTCTTTCAGTCAAGGAAAATCCTTTATGAGTTATAACCTTGCAAGTAGTTCTCTCCGTCAGCAGCAGATTCAAAGTGATGAGGAATTTTAGAAGCCTGTTGTAGATGGTGAAAAACTAAGGGAGATAGTTGAAGAAGTTATAGGTTTTATCGAAGGGAACAAAATTTTCGTTGCTATTTTGGTTCCTCTTCCAGTGGGAAAATTCGAATGCTGGTCTATTGCATTTACTGATGAACAGATGGTTGAAGACAATGTGACAACAAATCATGATGCTATTACGattgagagaaaagaaaaaaggaaaaaacctagaaggataaagaaagaaacaagcatTAAACTAATAGAGAAAGCCGGGATTTGATGAATAAGAACGGCTCAACGTAATAAGTTTTTTGGAGACAAGAAGTCTTTTAAGGAGAGgaaattgtcacgacccaagaGTTAATTAGAATGGCTATgttgtatttcttttactttaattcTTGTACCTATATTCTAACTAtcaattctattaaaattaGAAAGGTCACATGTAAGGACTtaggaaaagaataaaataatttattgtaacTGCTGAAGGGGGGGAGGGGGATGATCTGTGGGATGATCTGTTACATCCACACCCACTTCAAGCAGcacttatatatattcatccCATTTCATGGGAAAAGACATACAAAAATTGAATATAACATTATCCTAGTCTCACTCTCTCGTCTCACTCAATTCTCTTCTCTCACTGTTCATTCTATTCTTTTCTAatcttcttctaatctctccttcattttttcaaatttctccctattttccttttgttcttAGCTGTAGTTGAATCGAATTCTTTTGATTCCCAAATTAATCCTAGATTCAGCCATAGGATCATGACAATCTAAACTATTATTATCAAGGGTTCGATCATTTATGGAAGAACTAAAATGTAGCACTCACTGCGCACGCTTACATAGGACCACAGCCAGGCACTACGATCGGGAAGTGTGAAGTGAAACAGAGATAGGATAGAGGGCGTTGGGGTCAGGCATTTAGTGCCGTTTTAATGATGCCATGCCTTGGGAGCAAAGGAATCAATTATGCAATTCCCTGCATTTATCCACCCCCAACTCCAGGAGccatttttgtcatcatcaattTTTGCATCCTCCCAAAGCCACCCACTTTTTTTTCACTGTTTTCTTGTTATCGATTCCCAAAAGAATCGAGTAAGAATCACTTGGTGCTTGCTTTCAACTGAAAGACCCTCAGGCCGTGGCTTCAACCACGGACAGATTAAGCTCGAGGGGGTcttctctttattattattattttagtagaCTAGGTTTGTTTATAGAATTCACCAGCAGCACTAGAAAAGGTCGTCAGTTGTAACGCACGACACGCCACGCAGCATCATTTTTGGGTTACTCCTGTTCACGAGGCCGGCgaagccaagccaagccaacgcattctctctcttctcttgttTCTTGGCAGCTCTTAATTTCCTGGCTTTATTATTCACCCGAGACGCGGCAAAGCATGTGGACTTACAGAGATGAGATGAGACTAGGGGCTGGGGCGCTTTTCTTCTTGACCGGATTTCGATTTCAATTGGCTTTTTATTAGATTTTGTACCACTACGTGCGCTACCCCATAAAAAGTTGCCCTTTTTAAAGTAGGCATCAAGCAATCAATTGGGCCCTTTCCTCTCAACCAAAGGTAAATCTCATTGACCCGCCCGCCTTTAATTAAGCTGCCGAACCAAAACGAGCATCTTCATCTTCGTCTTCATCttaaatctaattcaaatttgatCTTAGTAAGGACGACGAAACCTTGTAAAAATTGGTCCAAGATGCATACGGCATACATGAACTTAATTAGTGAAGCTTTAATTTTGGCTATGGCCGGCGGCGTATGCCAAGTTTGTTCCCTCCCTGCAGAGGGACAATACAAAACCAATAGATTTCTGCTTTATTGATGTCATGTAGTTGATCCTACTTTACCTAACATGACAAGGCGCCAAATTGCTTGCCATTTCCTTTCTCAGATCCTCTTCTTCTGTAGTTTTTTTCCACGTCTGTAGCCGTCCATCTACCATCATAACCAGACCCACCTCCCAATTTCCCCCTTAAAATAATCTACTTGATTGAACATTCATGCATGTTAAACATAATAATACCAACTtataattaatgtaatataaGCCGATTTGATCCTCATGTCATTCTAATGATGTTTTATACAAACCAAGGAGCTcatctttgattttaatttttccgGGGATGGATTAAAAAAGGGAGGAAGAATTTTCCTAATCCCGattaggaaaaggaaaaggccAATGGTCCACCAAATAAAAGCAAGATCTGAACTTACAATCGGGattttatttaatcatataGAGAGGGGGCTAGGTAACCGACCCTctttttaattgatttgatcAGTATAACGAGGCGGGGTAGCTGGACAAAGTTGCCACCCCAATTGCAGAAagggaagaaatgagagaaaaaggcGATGAAAAAATGAAGTGGATTCCCATCCCATGTGGTGGAGTTGCAAGGAAAAGAAAGCATGGACGTCCTTAAGACTTCTCTCGCCCTACCCTTGTCTGATTTGGAGAATGTCCCGCACAGTGATGGATTATACTGGTATCAGACCCCTTCTTTGGCTTCTCGATAAAAGAAAACTCCTTGGACCACCTGAATGGTAATAGTCCAAGTCCTATTGAAGTACTGATTTCTTTCGAAGACTGCAGAGcaattttgttatgttatttgGTGGCTACTGTGTAGTGGCCCGTGATCCAAATTTAAGAGGTGGGGAAAGTAGCGGCATTGTCATTAATTCTTATTTGGAGATACTATTTTAATGGCAATTATTTGGAAGTATTGATATACTGCTCGTGTCATGTAACATATCAGTTgagtaatttttatattatctgACGTCGGCTAACAGAGGGACACCCTCCCTCTCTCAATTGTTCGCGTAGGGTAACTGTTATGTTACTTGACGTGGACAACATAACAATTCTCGTTTTTTGGATTCAACAAAAGAAAGTTACTTAAATATAACTGATCTCACCAAATAACCTAATCTCCCATGATCGAGgtgatagaaaatgaaaattaaaaaagaaaaaaaaaaaaaaaaaggaagaaaactGTTGGTAAGGCTGCATTCTCAAGTACTATCCCTTCTCCCTTCTTTATTGTGCATGCTCCAAAATTGTGTTTTGACAGTCCGTTTTATCACTCACGCTATCAAACAAATCTAAGATGGAGTTCATTCACTGCAGAGTTTCAGTggtttcctcttcttctcccatCTTCAATTTCCTTTTCCATGCCAGTAGATGACATATATGGATATATTCCTTTTAATTCCCAGCGAATTATGAGCTGGGTTTGATGCCAAAATACAGATAAAAAGAACCCACCTTTCTTTAAGAATGTTTGGATGCATAATTCATAattgggttttcaaaacttgTGAATGTTTCATCTGCTGTTACCAATGATTGAAATTCTTCTGCATTGAAAAGGCTGACGAAATCAATTAACCAGATGGAGCCCCCTGAGTACGAATCCACATTAATGGCGTGTCAAGATCAAGTATATGAATCATGACCAACCCTACCATGCTATATGGTTTCCCAGAATAATCATACTAACTAAaggatatttaaattattttgatttatcgACTAATAAATTCGGCCCCCACATTGTTAACTAACTGAGCTATTTGAGCACAATATgttggaaattaaattaaacggatgtatttattttgtggaGATAAAGGTAGCCAAATTTAAGGAGTCTTGGTATAGCTGGGATCCTGCGAACTGTGGAGCACACGGGAATTATATTTTATGGCAAGGACAAGTGCTGACGGCATTATTTGTTGGGCAATTCTACATCTACATAGAGATATATATACGATGTTACACGTATAATAAAATAACGAAAATACTTCTATCTCAAATCGCTTTCACAGAATCCTTTAATCTTGAGAAATCTATCGTCATCacgcataataaaataacaaaaatacttcTATCTCAAATCACTTTCACAAAATTCTTCAATCTGGAGAAATTCATCGCCATCACCCTTGCACTGCATCACCCCCACTTGTATCCTAACTTGCACCATCGTCGCCCCTACTTGTTGACCATAGCCGTCGATCGCACCTATTGTTGCCTTCACCTGCCATTGCCCTTGACATTTTTATGCATTTCTCAATTGCGCATCAAAGAACTTCATTGTGGCAATGGATGAAGTCCGATCAAACTTCATTTACTCAAGTCTAATTGAACTTCATCAAAAGAGAATATGTCTGTGAACTTGGCCAAAAAGAGAATCGACGATGATTGCGAGGCGGTGCGGCAATCGACGTGAGGCGAGGCAACTAGAGAATGCAGCAATTGTCGACGGTGGTGAGGGCAACGACGATGTGATAGTCGATGCGATCCTCTCAGCAAGATGTGAGAGAATGCAACAATTGTCAACAGTGGCAGGGGCAACGATGGTGCGACAATCGATGTGATCCTCTCGACAAGGTGATGAGAGGATACAGCAACTATCAATAGTGGTAAGAGCAACGACAATGCGACAATCAACATGGGGCTATTGTTGTTGGCAGTTGTTTGAGGCATCTATAGAAAAGGGAGAGTGAGGAGGCCAACATCGGAACAAAAGTAGAAGCAATTGCAAATaaggatatttttattattttagtgtCTTTTGATCAA from Diospyros lotus cultivar Yz01 chromosome 6, ASM1463336v1, whole genome shotgun sequence encodes:
- the LOC127804774 gene encoding putative oxidoreductase TDA3, which codes for MVLHVLSLARIPIPQALINSSSSPPFMEEQQQHRVVVCGGGVIGVCTAYFLAKKGAAVTLLEKSSVACAASGKAGGFLALDWCDGGPLSALARTSFNLHRSLAQDLDGAQCYGYRPLTTLSLSITESQQHNQKRNQSASLPAWVDGPAGSPRTIGTAETTAQVHPQLFTKTLLSKAVADHGVEVVIGKLESVAVEGGRARSVVLEGGREIAANAVVLALGPWSGKLPLLSSIFTVYGLKAHSIVLEPKEADAISPHALFLSYYSAQGGKPMDPEVYPRPTGEVYICGMSARVEVPDDPEEVAGNPESIAMLKRVASNVSSHLGEGEATVKAEQACFLPCTDDGVPVIGEIPGVKGCYVATGHDCWGILNAPATGAAVAELVLDGRASIVDLSPFSPARFVGAKKRSM